A part of Camelus ferus isolate YT-003-E chromosome 6, BCGSAC_Cfer_1.0, whole genome shotgun sequence genomic DNA contains:
- the LOC102507701 gene encoding acyl-coenzyme A thioesterase 2, mitochondrial isoform X3 yields MVASFPALLRRSRFCQWCLTRWPRLAGPTELRPCDPISWAPARMVATITLEPEGRCCWDEPVRIAVRGLAPGQRVTLRASLRDEKSALFRAHARYCADAHGGLDLGRAPALGGSFAGLEPMGLFWALEPEKPVLRLVKRDVQTPFAVKLEVLDGHEPDTGRLLGQTVHERDFLPPGVRREPVRAGRVRATLFLPPEPGPFPGIVDIFGVGGGLLEYRASLLAGKGFAVMALAYCNYEDLPTGMENLHLEYFEEAVNYLLNHPQVKGPGVGLLGTSKGGELCLSMASFLKGITAAVIINGSVANTLGNLHYKDIYPGVEVLGHMGGQLSHGRWIFCFQGRKI; encoded by the exons ATGGTGGCCTCATTTCCGGCTCTCCTGCGACGGTCCAGATTCTGCCAGTGGTGCCTGACAAGGTGGCCACGGCTGGCAGGACCCACAGAGCTGAGACCCTGTGACCCAATCTCTTGGGCTCCTGCCCGGATGGTGGCGACAATAACGCTGGAGCCCGAGGGCCGCTGCTGCTGGGATGAGCCGGTGCGCATCGCCGTGCGCGGCCTGGCCCCGGGGCAGCGGGTCACGCTGCGCGCGTCCCTGCGCGACGAGAAGAGCGCGCTCTTTCGGGCCCACGCGCGCTACTGCGCCGACGCCCACGGCGGGCTGGACCTGGGGCGCGCGCCCGCGCTGGGCGGCAGCTTTGCGGGGCTCGAGCCCATGGGGCTCTTCTGGGCCCTGGAGCCTGAGAAACCCGTGCTGAGGCTGGTGAAGCGAGACGTGCAGACGCCCTTCGCCGTGAAACTGGAGGTGCTCGATGGCCACGAGCCCGACACCGGGCGGCTCCTGGGCCAGACGGTGCACGAGCGCGACTTCCTGCCGCCCGGGGTGCGGCGCGAGCCGGTGCGCGCGGGCCGGGTGCGCGCCACGCTCTTCCTGCCGCCAG AACCTGGGCCCTTTCCTGGAATTGTGGACATTTTTGGAGTTGGAGGTGGCCTTCTGGAATATCGAGCTAGTCTGCTGGCTGGGAAGGGTTTTGCTGTGATGGCTCTGGCTTATTGTAACTATGAAGACCTCCCCACGGGCATGGAGAACCTACATCTGGAGTACTTTGAAGAAGCTGTGAACTACCTGCTTAATCACCCTCAGG TAAAGGGTCCAGGAGTCGGGCTGCTTGGGACTTCCAAGGGGGGTGAACTCTGCCTCTCCATGGCCTCGTTCCTGAAGGGCATCACCGCGGCTGTCATAATCAATGGTTCTGTGGCCAATACCCTTGGAAACTTACACTACAAAG atatatacccaggagtggaagtgctgggtcacatg GGAGGGCAGCTGTCACATGGGAGGTGGATCTTCTGCTTTCAAGGGAGAAAA ATATGA
- the LOC102507701 gene encoding acyl-coenzyme A thioesterase 2, mitochondrial isoform X2 encodes MVASFPALLRRSRFCQWCLTRWPRLAGPTELRPCDPISWAPARMVATITLEPEGRCCWDEPVRIAVRGLAPGQRVTLRASLRDEKSALFRAHARYCADAHGGLDLGRAPALGGSFAGLEPMGLFWALEPEKPVLRLVKRDVQTPFAVKLEVLDGHEPDTGRLLGQTVHERDFLPPGVRREPVRAGRVRATLFLPPEPGPFPGIVDIFGVGGGLLEYRASLLAGKGFAVMALAYCNYEDLPTGMENLHLEYFEEAVNYLLNHPQVKGPGVGLLGTSKGGELCLSMASFLKGITAAVIINGSVANTLGNLHYKDIYPGVEVLGHMGGQLSHGRWIFCFQGRKVR; translated from the exons ATGGTGGCCTCATTTCCGGCTCTCCTGCGACGGTCCAGATTCTGCCAGTGGTGCCTGACAAGGTGGCCACGGCTGGCAGGACCCACAGAGCTGAGACCCTGTGACCCAATCTCTTGGGCTCCTGCCCGGATGGTGGCGACAATAACGCTGGAGCCCGAGGGCCGCTGCTGCTGGGATGAGCCGGTGCGCATCGCCGTGCGCGGCCTGGCCCCGGGGCAGCGGGTCACGCTGCGCGCGTCCCTGCGCGACGAGAAGAGCGCGCTCTTTCGGGCCCACGCGCGCTACTGCGCCGACGCCCACGGCGGGCTGGACCTGGGGCGCGCGCCCGCGCTGGGCGGCAGCTTTGCGGGGCTCGAGCCCATGGGGCTCTTCTGGGCCCTGGAGCCTGAGAAACCCGTGCTGAGGCTGGTGAAGCGAGACGTGCAGACGCCCTTCGCCGTGAAACTGGAGGTGCTCGATGGCCACGAGCCCGACACCGGGCGGCTCCTGGGCCAGACGGTGCACGAGCGCGACTTCCTGCCGCCCGGGGTGCGGCGCGAGCCGGTGCGCGCGGGCCGGGTGCGCGCCACGCTCTTCCTGCCGCCAG AACCTGGGCCCTTTCCTGGAATTGTGGACATTTTTGGAGTTGGAGGTGGCCTTCTGGAATATCGAGCTAGTCTGCTGGCTGGGAAGGGTTTTGCTGTGATGGCTCTGGCTTATTGTAACTATGAAGACCTCCCCACGGGCATGGAGAACCTACATCTGGAGTACTTTGAAGAAGCTGTGAACTACCTGCTTAATCACCCTCAGG TAAAGGGTCCAGGAGTCGGGCTGCTTGGGACTTCCAAGGGGGGTGAACTCTGCCTCTCCATGGCCTCGTTCCTGAAGGGCATCACCGCGGCTGTCATAATCAATGGTTCTGTGGCCAATACCCTTGGAAACTTACACTACAAAG atatatacccaggagtggaagtgctgggtcacatg GGAGGGCAGCTGTCACATGGGAGGTGGATCTTCTGCTTTCAAGGGAGAAAAGTAAGATAA
- the LOC102507701 gene encoding acyl-coenzyme A thioesterase 1 isoform X1, with amino-acid sequence MVASFPALLRRSRFCQWCLTRWPRLAGPTELRPCDPISWAPARMVATITLEPEGRCCWDEPVRIAVRGLAPGQRVTLRASLRDEKSALFRAHARYCADAHGGLDLGRAPALGGSFAGLEPMGLFWALEPEKPVLRLVKRDVQTPFAVKLEVLDGHEPDTGRLLGQTVHERDFLPPGVRREPVRAGRVRATLFLPPEPGPFPGIVDIFGVGGGLLEYRASLLAGKGFAVMALAYCNYEDLPTGMENLHLEYFEEAVNYLLNHPQIKGPGVGLLGTSKGGELCLSMASFLKGITAAVIINGSVANTLGNLHYKGETLPPLGFNPKRIKVTKDGFADILEVLNSPLEGPNQKSLIPLERAESAFLFLVGQDDHNWKSEFFANETSKRLQAHGKEKPQIICYPGAGHYIEPPYFPMCPASLHTVVGGPVIWGGEPRAHATAQMDAWQQLQAFFHKHLGREKRTISAKL; translated from the exons ATGGTGGCCTCATTTCCGGCTCTCCTGCGACGGTCCAGATTCTGCCAGTGGTGCCTGACAAGGTGGCCACGGCTGGCAGGACCCACAGAGCTGAGACCCTGTGACCCAATCTCTTGGGCTCCTGCCCGGATGGTGGCGACAATAACGCTGGAGCCCGAGGGCCGCTGCTGCTGGGATGAGCCGGTGCGCATCGCCGTGCGCGGCCTGGCCCCGGGGCAGCGGGTCACGCTGCGCGCGTCCCTGCGCGACGAGAAGAGCGCGCTCTTTCGGGCCCACGCGCGCTACTGCGCCGACGCCCACGGCGGGCTGGACCTGGGGCGCGCGCCCGCGCTGGGCGGCAGCTTTGCGGGGCTCGAGCCCATGGGGCTCTTCTGGGCCCTGGAGCCTGAGAAACCCGTGCTGAGGCTGGTGAAGCGAGACGTGCAGACGCCCTTCGCCGTGAAACTGGAGGTGCTCGATGGCCACGAGCCCGACACCGGGCGGCTCCTGGGCCAGACGGTGCACGAGCGCGACTTCCTGCCGCCCGGGGTGCGGCGCGAGCCGGTGCGCGCGGGCCGGGTGCGCGCCACGCTCTTCCTGCCGCCAG AACCTGGGCCCTTTCCTGGAATTGTGGACATTTTTGGAGTTGGAGGTGGCCTTCTGGAATATCGAGCTAGTCTGCTGGCTGGGAAGGGTTTTGCTGTGATGGCTCTGGCTTATTGTAACTATGAAGACCTCCCCACGGGCATGGAGAACCTACATCTGGAGTACTTTGAAGAAGCTGTGAACTACCTGCTTAATCACCCTCAG ATAAAGGGTCCAGGAGTCGGGCTGCTTGGGACTTCCAAGGGGGGTGAACTCTGCCTCTCCATGGCCTCGTTCCTGAAGGGCATCACCGCGGCTGTCATAATCAATGGTTCTGTGGCCAATACCCTTGGAAACTTACACTACAAAGGTGAGACCTTGCCTCCCTTGGGTTTCAACCCAAAGCGAATCAAGGTGACCAAAGATGGCTTTGCAGACATTTTGGAGGTCCTGAACAGCCCTTTGGAAGGACCTAACCAGAAGAGCCTCATTCCTCTGGAAAGAGCTGAGAGCGCCTTCCTGTTCCTGGTAGGTCAGGATGACCACAACTGGAAGAGTGAATTCTTTGCTAATGAGACCTCTAAACGCTTACAGGCCCATGGTAAGGAGAAGCCCCAGATCATCTGTTACCCAGGAGCGGGGCACTATATTGAGCCTCCTTACTTCCCCATGTGCCCTGCTTCCCTACACACCGTGGTGGGTGGTCCTGTCATctggggaggggagcccagggctcATGCCACAGCCCAGATGGATGCTtggcagcagctccaggcttTCTTCCACAAACACTTGGGTAGGGAAAAGAGGACAATCTCAGCAAAACTGTAA
- the LOC102507701 gene encoding acyl-coenzyme A thioesterase 1 isoform X4 produces MALAYCNYEDLPTGMENLHLEYFEEAVNYLLNHPQVKGPGVGLLGTSKGGELCLSMASFLKGITAAVIINGSVANTLGNLHYKGETLPPLGFNPKRIKVTKDGFADILEVLNSPLEGPNQKSLIPLERAESAFLFLVGQDDHNWKSEFFANETSKRLQAHGKEKPQIICYPGAGHYIEPPYFPMCPASLHTVVGGPVIWGGEPRAHATAQMDAWQQLQAFFHKHLGREKRTISAKL; encoded by the exons ATGGCTCTGGCTTATTGTAACTATGAAGACCTCCCCACGGGCATGGAGAACCTACATCTGGAGTACTTTGAAGAAGCTGTGAACTACCTGCTTAATCACCCTCAGG TAAAGGGTCCAGGAGTCGGGCTGCTTGGGACTTCCAAGGGGGGTGAACTCTGCCTCTCCATGGCCTCGTTCCTGAAGGGCATCACCGCGGCTGTCATAATCAATGGTTCTGTGGCCAATACCCTTGGAAACTTACACTACAAAGGTGAGACCTTGCCTCCCTTGGGTTTCAACCCAAAGCGAATCAAGGTGACCAAAGATGGCTTTGCAGACATTTTGGAGGTCCTGAACAGCCCTTTGGAAGGACCTAACCAGAAGAGCCTCATTCCTCTGGAAAGAGCTGAGAGCGCCTTCCTGTTCCTGGTAGGTCAGGATGACCACAACTGGAAGAGTGAATTCTTTGCTAATGAGACCTCTAAACGCTTACAGGCCCATGGTAAGGAGAAGCCCCAGATCATCTGTTACCCAGGAGCGGGGCACTATATTGAGCCTCCTTACTTCCCCATGTGCCCTGCTTCCCTACACACCGTGGTGGGTGGTCCTGTCATctggggaggggagcccagggctcATGCCACAGCCCAGATGGATGCTtggcagcagctccaggcttTCTTCCACAAACACTTGGGTAGGGAAAAGAGGACAATCTCAGCAAAACTGTAA